The genomic segment CCTCCTGCACAGGCCCCACTCGGCAGTACCGTGTCCCGTATGCGCCCCGAGAAGCCTGCTGCTGCCGCTGACGTCGACGTCGACCACATCGCCGAAGCCGCGCGCCTGGAACGCACGGCCGACCTGTACCCGGAGGACGCCGAACAGCTCCTCCTCCAGGCCGCGGCCCACCTCGAACTGGCCGGCGCCCGAGACCGCGCGACGAGTCTCTACGACAGCCTCCTCGCCCCCTCGGCCCCACACCCGCCCTCCTCCCCGCTCCTGATCCGCGCCCTGAAGGCGTCGAACCTGTGGGAGTACGGGCACGAGGCGGAGGCGAGGGCGATCATCGACGGAATCCGCGCGGCCGCGCCGCGGGACCCCGCGCCGTGGGTGATCGTGGCGGAGTCCCTCGAATCCCACGACGAGCTGGAACAGGCGCACGCGACCTTCACGGAGGCGGCGACGCTTCTGATCCCCGCCGCGGCGGAGCCCCCCTACTCGACGCACCCGATCCTCTTCGGCCGCCACCGGGTACGGCGCCTCCTGGGCGCGGACCACGACGACTGGGACGCGCTGGCAGACCAGGTCTCCTCGTCCCCGGTCCCGCTGGACGAACTGCACGACCCGAAGCGGGTGTGGTCGCTGGGCTCGGAGAACCCCGCGGAACTGCGGGCCGAAATCGCCCGCATCCAGGCGGAGTTGGGCTCGTACAGGCAGGCCCTGTCCCGCCCCTTCCCGGTGGCGGTCCTCCACTGGCCCGCCCCGGAGCTGACGGAACTCCTGACGGCGTACCCGTCCCTGGCCTCGGAGTACCCGTCCCACGAGGCACACCTGTCGACCATAGAGTCCTCACTGAGGGAACTCGCGGCCTCCGGCACGCCAAACTTGGGCATCGTCACGGGCACGGTCCCGTCCTACGAGGCGTTCGCGGCGTCGGAGGCGTCCTCCCCGGAGGACCCGTCACTCCTCCCCCAGTACGCGACGACGCTGGCAGCGCGGGGGC from the Streptomyces venezuelae genome contains:
- a CDS encoding SEC-C domain-containing protein — encoded protein: MRPEKPAAAADVDVDHIAEAARLERTADLYPEDAEQLLLQAAAHLELAGARDRATSLYDSLLAPSAPHPPSSPLLIRALKASNLWEYGHEAEARAIIDGIRAAAPRDPAPWVIVAESLESHDELEQAHATFTEAATLLIPAAAEPPYSTHPILFGRHRVRRLLGADHDDWDALADQVSSSPVPLDELHDPKRVWSLGSENPAELRAEIARIQAELGSYRQALSRPFPVAVLHWPAPELTELLTAYPSLASEYPSHEAHLSTIESSLRELAASGTPNLGIVTGTVPSYEAFAASEASSPEDPSLLPQYATTLAARGRAAAWPPEEGAGCWCGSGQTYSSCHGD